One part of the Bacteroidia bacterium genome encodes these proteins:
- the speD gene encoding adenosylmethionine decarboxylase encodes MQPIGRHLIVEYYACPGEILDDTQLIEELMKQAALASGAHIRSSNFHKFDPIGVSGVIIIQESHLTIHTWPDQGYAAVDIFTCGDGVDPWKAYESLKLSLKCTDSRTKEMFRGAEIQQ; translated from the coding sequence ATCCAGCCCATTGGAAGACATTTGATCGTGGAGTATTATGCCTGTCCGGGAGAAATTCTTGATGATACCCAACTGATAGAAGAATTGATGAAGCAGGCCGCCCTTGCATCCGGAGCTCACATCCGTTCCAGTAATTTTCACAAATTTGATCCTATCGGCGTTTCCGGAGTGATCATCATACAGGAAAGCCATTTGACCATCCATACCTGGCCGGATCAGGGCTATGCTGCGGTAGATATCTTTACCTGTGGAGATGGGGTAGACCCCTGGAAGGCCTATGAATCCTTAAAGCTAAGTCTGAAGTGTACAGATTCCCGTACGAAGGAAATGTTTAGAGGGGCAGAAATTCAACAATGA
- a CDS encoding pyruvate carboxylase, with the protein MPAQIRKFTKILVANRGEIAIRVLRALSELRIQTVAIYSYEDRYSLHRYKADEAYMIGGKDEPLKPYLDIDVIINIAKRKGVEAIHPGYGFLSENVEFARKCAENGIVFIGPRPEAMDALGDKVAAKEVADAVDVPLIPDSDVNLDKLSQAVTEADRIGYPIMLKAAFGGGGRGMRVVRSEEELSKAFFEAKNEALTAFGNDTVFIEKFIANPKHIEVQILGDNYGNIVHLYERDCSVQRRFQKVVEMAPSTLPQETREKLYKYALAIARHVNYNNAGTVEFLVDDDGSIYFIEVNPRVQVEHTVTEEVTGIDIVRSQILIAAGAKLTDPQIYIHKQEDVKVNGFAVQCRITTEDPEAGFKPDYGEIIAYRSASGFGIRLDAGNAYVGSQISPFFDSMLVKITGWGRTLKGATQRIDRALREFRVRGVKTNIAFLQNVVRHPSFQAGEVTVNFIKDNPDLLQTSTGLDRGTKTVKYLANVLVNGNPDVKYIDKRKLFREPIVPSFDRRVPYPKGSKDLLNEMGREKFTTWLKGQKSIQYTDTTFRDAHQSLMATRMRTIDMFAVAESFARNHPNLFSMEVWGGATFDVCMRFLKESPWERLRLFRQKIPNILLQMLLRGSNAVGYKAYPDNLVEKFIEKAWETGIDVFRIFDSLNWLEAMKVSINTVRERTEALAEVCICYTGDISNPNLKKYDLQYYLDLARSLEDAGAHILAIKDMAGLLKPRAAEILITELKKAVDIPIHLHTHDTSSNQLTTYFKAVEAGIDVIDLAMASMSGLTSQPNFNSFVAMMEGHKRELPIDLESLNSYSTYWEIMREYYYPFESELRAGTAEVYKHEIPGGQYSNLLPQARSLGLEDKFELIKDNYTKVNHMFGNIVKVTPSSKVVGDMALFMTSNDLSPEDVLERGEDLAFPESVKSFFRGDLGQPYKGFPERLQKIILGAEVPYTDRPNAHLAPVDFEREFEQFKKEYPDERMDFLDFISSKLYPKVFDSYYTHLQTYDEVMKIPTSAFFYPMESNEEILVRIAPGKKLLIQYMYKSEADEDGNRLVYFKINGQTRSILIRDKSIKVDKVVHQKAESENEIGCPLQGRLTKIKVAEGDEIKKNQPLFVIEAMKMESTVTSPVEGKVKRIHLKEGVMVEQDDLVVEME; encoded by the coding sequence ATGCCCGCTCAAATCAGAAAATTCACCAAGATTTTAGTAGCTAACCGAGGAGAGATTGCTATTCGCGTACTAAGAGCTCTCTCAGAGCTGAGAATTCAGACTGTTGCGATTTACTCCTATGAGGATCGCTATTCACTACACCGTTATAAGGCGGATGAAGCCTATATGATCGGCGGCAAGGATGAACCCTTGAAGCCTTATCTGGATATTGATGTTATCATCAATATTGCAAAACGAAAGGGAGTGGAGGCTATTCACCCCGGCTATGGCTTTTTATCGGAAAACGTAGAGTTTGCCCGTAAATGTGCAGAAAATGGGATTGTTTTTATTGGTCCCAGACCTGAGGCTATGGATGCTCTCGGTGATAAGGTAGCTGCAAAAGAAGTTGCCGATGCTGTAGATGTACCCCTTATTCCAGACAGCGATGTAAATCTGGACAAACTTTCTCAGGCTGTTACAGAAGCGGATCGGATCGGATACCCCATCATGCTCAAAGCTGCTTTTGGAGGTGGAGGAAGAGGGATGCGTGTAGTAAGATCTGAAGAAGAACTCAGCAAAGCCTTTTTCGAAGCAAAAAATGAAGCCCTGACAGCATTTGGCAATGATACGGTCTTCATTGAGAAGTTTATTGCCAATCCCAAGCACATCGAAGTACAGATTCTTGGGGACAATTATGGCAATATCGTTCACTTGTATGAGCGAGATTGTTCGGTCCAAAGGCGCTTCCAGAAGGTGGTCGAAATGGCACCTTCCACTTTGCCACAGGAAACCCGGGAAAAACTCTACAAATATGCCCTGGCGATAGCCAGGCATGTCAACTACAACAATGCTGGTACTGTAGAGTTCCTGGTGGATGACGATGGCTCAATCTATTTCATAGAGGTCAACCCTCGTGTGCAGGTTGAGCATACGGTTACGGAGGAGGTTACGGGCATTGATATTGTCCGTTCGCAAATCCTGATCGCCGCCGGAGCGAAACTGACAGATCCGCAAATCTATATCCACAAACAGGAAGATGTAAAAGTCAATGGATTTGCAGTGCAGTGTCGAATTACGACAGAAGATCCGGAAGCAGGATTTAAACCGGATTATGGAGAGATTATTGCCTATCGTAGTGCTTCTGGCTTTGGGATAAGGCTGGATGCAGGTAATGCCTATGTCGGCTCTCAAATTTCGCCATTTTTCGACTCCATGCTGGTAAAGATTACCGGTTGGGGCAGGACTTTGAAAGGAGCAACCCAGCGGATAGACAGGGCTTTGCGGGAATTTCGGGTTAGAGGAGTGAAGACAAATATTGCCTTTCTCCAAAATGTAGTCAGACACCCCAGTTTCCAGGCAGGAGAAGTTACGGTCAACTTTATCAAAGACAATCCTGACCTTCTGCAAACCTCAACCGGGCTGGACCGGGGTACCAAAACAGTCAAATACCTCGCAAACGTCCTGGTAAATGGAAATCCGGATGTCAAGTATATAGACAAGCGTAAACTTTTCCGCGAGCCGATAGTCCCTTCCTTTGACCGGAGAGTGCCTTATCCTAAAGGGAGTAAGGACCTTCTGAACGAAATGGGCAGGGAAAAATTCACTACCTGGCTGAAAGGACAGAAAAGTATACAATACACAGATACGACTTTCCGCGATGCCCATCAATCTTTGATGGCCACTCGTATGCGGACCATCGATATGTTTGCGGTAGCAGAATCTTTCGCCCGCAATCATCCCAATCTCTTTTCTATGGAAGTATGGGGAGGAGCAACTTTTGATGTGTGCATGCGCTTCCTCAAAGAAAGTCCCTGGGAAAGACTCAGACTTTTTCGCCAGAAAATCCCCAATATTCTGCTTCAAATGCTATTGAGGGGATCAAATGCCGTAGGCTATAAAGCTTATCCGGACAATCTGGTAGAGAAATTTATTGAGAAAGCCTGGGAAACGGGTATCGATGTATTTCGAATTTTCGACTCCCTCAATTGGCTGGAAGCCATGAAGGTGAGTATCAATACGGTAAGAGAAAGAACCGAAGCTTTGGCTGAGGTATGTATATGCTATACCGGTGATATCAGCAATCCGAACCTCAAGAAGTATGATCTCCAATATTATCTGGACCTCGCAAGGAGTCTGGAGGACGCTGGAGCCCATATCCTGGCCATCAAGGATATGGCAGGCCTTCTCAAACCGAGAGCAGCTGAAATCTTGATTACGGAGCTTAAAAAGGCGGTGGATATTCCCATTCATCTGCATACACATGATACTTCTTCCAACCAGTTGACCACTTATTTCAAAGCTGTAGAAGCGGGAATAGATGTAATTGATCTGGCTATGGCTTCTATGTCGGGACTGACCTCGCAGCCCAATTTCAATTCTTTCGTCGCAATGATGGAAGGACATAAGCGAGAATTACCGATTGATCTTGAAAGCCTGAATTCCTACTCAACCTATTGGGAGATCATGAGGGAGTATTACTATCCGTTCGAATCCGAATTGCGCGCAGGTACCGCTGAGGTATATAAGCACGAAATTCCCGGAGGGCAGTATTCAAATCTTCTGCCGCAAGCCAGATCTTTGGGACTGGAAGATAAATTTGAATTGATCAAAGACAATTATACCAAGGTCAATCATATGTTTGGAAATATTGTCAAGGTTACGCCTTCTTCCAAAGTTGTGGGAGATATGGCCTTGTTCATGACCTCCAATGATTTGAGTCCAGAGGATGTATTGGAAAGAGGAGAAGACCTTGCTTTCCCTGAATCGGTAAAAAGCTTTTTCAGAGGAGATTTGGGACAGCCATATAAAGGTTTCCCTGAGCGTCTTCAAAAAATTATTCTGGGAGCAGAAGTCCCTTATACCGATAGACCTAATGCTCATTTAGCACCCGTGGACTTTGAGCGGGAGTTTGAGCAGTTTAAAAAGGAGTATCCGGATGAACGCATGGACTTCCTGGATTTCATTTCTTCCAAACTTTATCCCAAAGTTTTTGACTCTTATTATACCCATTTGCAGACCTACGATGAGGTCATGAAGATTCCGACATCGGCATTCTTCTATCCGATGGAGTCTAATGAGGAAATCCTGGTTCGAATTGCACCCGGAAAGAAACTGCTGATTCAGTATATGTACAAATCAGAGGCAGATGAGGATGGAAATCGACTGGTTTATTTCAAGATCAACGGTCAAACTCGATCGATTCTGATCCGAGATAAATCCATAAAAGTGGATAAAGTCGTTCACCAAAAAGCGGAGTCCGAAAATGAGATTGGATGTCCACTTCAGGGTCGTCTTACCAAAATCAAAGTGGCAGAGGGAGATGAGATCAAAAAGAATCAGCCTCTATTTGTGATTGAAGCGATGAAGATGGAATCAACCGTTACCTCACCTGTAGAAGGAAAGGTAAAACGCATCCACCTCAAGGAAGGCGTGATGGTTGAACAGGATGATTTGGTAGTGGAGATGGAATAA
- a CDS encoding porin family protein, whose translation MSSVFAQKYGIHPFDSKKKPFNLGFQIGLNYNMYNLKEQINICEDGSCVNNIEVIPKLGLRLGMIANLRLADFLSLRAVPGVSLEQRDFNYNFAGLEGDSLVQRKIESSYFNVPLMLQWKTKYWKRTRLYILTGVQAGINLNPSKKVRDDKNLLKITSQDVSLVLGVGLNIYGERVKLSPELKYTAGFFNVYEPLYTSHANAISTLHSQVLTLIVNFE comes from the coding sequence ATGAGTTCCGTCTTTGCTCAAAAGTACGGCATACATCCATTTGATTCGAAAAAGAAACCATTCAATCTCGGTTTCCAAATCGGACTAAACTACAATATGTATAATCTCAAGGAACAGATAAACATCTGTGAAGATGGTTCCTGTGTGAATAATATTGAGGTGATCCCCAAACTGGGCTTAAGATTGGGCATGATCGCCAATCTTCGTTTGGCAGATTTTCTGAGTTTGCGAGCCGTACCTGGCGTATCATTGGAACAAAGAGATTTCAACTACAATTTTGCAGGTCTGGAAGGGGATTCCCTCGTTCAGCGGAAAATTGAATCTTCCTATTTCAATGTCCCGCTCATGCTGCAGTGGAAAACCAAATATTGGAAGCGAACCCGTTTGTATATTCTTACGGGTGTACAAGCAGGAATCAACCTGAATCCCAGTAAAAAAGTAAGAGATGATAAAAACCTCCTCAAGATTACTTCTCAGGACGTAAGTCTTGTGCTTGGGGTAGGCCTGAATATTTATGGAGAAAGGGTAAAACTCTCTCCTGAGCTCAAATACACCGCTGGCTTTTTCAATGTGTATGAGCCCCTCTACACCTCACATGCCAATGCCATTTCAACTTTGCATAGTCAGGTATTGACGCTGATTGTGAATTTTGAGTAG
- the ubiE gene encoding bifunctional demethylmenaquinone methyltransferase/2-methoxy-6-polyprenyl-1,4-benzoquinol methylase UbiE: MHDHITPYQDKEASKKAQVTEMFDNIAPKYDLLNHSLSLGIDILWRRKAVKMLGEYNPKTVVDIATGTGDFAVEASKLEPNKIIGIDISPKMLEVGREKMKKKGLDELIEMRVGDSEALDIDTGCIDAVTVGFGVRNFENLKKGLGEILRILRPGGAVAILEPSYPTRFPLKQLFHIHFRYITPFIGKLISGDNAAYTYLPESVKAFPNGKEFTDICREVGFKKVLYKPLTFGICSLYLLEK, from the coding sequence TTGCACGATCACATAACTCCTTATCAGGACAAAGAAGCCTCAAAAAAGGCACAGGTTACGGAGATGTTTGACAACATCGCTCCAAAGTATGATCTGCTAAACCATTCGCTCTCTCTGGGTATTGATATCCTTTGGAGGAGAAAGGCCGTCAAAATGCTCGGAGAGTACAATCCTAAAACCGTAGTTGATATTGCTACCGGGACAGGTGACTTTGCGGTTGAAGCTTCAAAACTCGAGCCCAATAAAATCATCGGAATCGATATTTCGCCGAAAATGCTGGAAGTCGGTAGGGAAAAGATGAAAAAGAAAGGCCTGGACGAACTAATTGAGATGCGTGTAGGCGATTCTGAAGCGCTTGACATCGACACAGGCTGTATAGATGCTGTTACAGTGGGATTTGGGGTCAGAAACTTTGAAAACCTCAAAAAAGGTCTGGGAGAAATCCTGAGAATTCTTCGCCCAGGAGGAGCCGTAGCCATTCTTGAACCCTCCTACCCCACTCGTTTCCCCCTCAAGCAATTATTCCATATTCATTTTCGTTATATAACTCCTTTTATAGGCAAACTGATCTCTGGAGACAATGCTGCCTATACCTATTTGCCCGAAAGTGTAAAAGCCTTTCCAAATGGAAAAGAATTTACTGATATTTGTAGGGAAGTTGGCTTCAAGAAAGTATTATATAAGCCACTGACATTTGGAATTTGTTCCTTATACCTTTTAGAAAAATAA
- the yihA gene encoding ribosome biogenesis GTP-binding protein YihA/YsxC: MQINTAEFVKSSHTMAQLPPDNYPEYAFVGRSNVGKSSLINKLCGRKSLAKTSSTPGKTQLINHFLINESWYLVDLPGYGYASVSKKKRANFGDMIFDYLMTRRNMMCVFVLIDSRIKPQANDLEFLEFLGVKGIPFSILFTKIDKLNQKEFSRNLKNYKHVLLETWEELPHTIYTSAVNGRGMKELGNYIEGINPLFKQPT, from the coding sequence ATGCAAATTAATACGGCTGAATTTGTCAAAAGCAGTCATACAATGGCTCAACTACCTCCTGATAACTATCCGGAGTATGCTTTTGTTGGACGGTCCAATGTAGGTAAGTCCTCTTTGATCAATAAACTCTGTGGGAGAAAGAGTTTGGCCAAAACCAGTTCCACTCCCGGAAAAACACAATTGATCAATCATTTTCTAATAAATGAGTCCTGGTATTTGGTAGACCTTCCCGGTTATGGCTATGCTTCTGTTTCCAAAAAGAAAAGAGCCAATTTCGGAGATATGATCTTTGATTATCTCATGACCCGTCGGAATATGATGTGCGTCTTTGTACTTATCGATAGTCGGATCAAACCTCAGGCCAATGATTTAGAGTTTCTGGAGTTTCTCGGAGTAAAGGGTATCCCATTTAGCATCCTCTTTACCAAAATCGATAAACTCAATCAAAAGGAGTTTTCCCGTAACCTCAAAAACTACAAGCATGTTTTGTTGGAGACCTGGGAAGAATTGCCCCACACTATCTATACCTCAGCAGTAAATGGTAGAGGGATGAAAGAACTGGGAAACTACATCGAAGGAATCAATCCTCTATTTAAGCAGCCGACTTAA
- the aat gene encoding leucyl/phenylalanyl-tRNA--protein transferase produces the protein MPIFALNEEIFFPPPYLANPDGILAVGGDLRPERLLLAYEMGIFPWYSPDEPIIWWSPDPRFVLYPSDLRVSKSMRPYVNGKRFRVSFDEAFSEVVSNCQKIFRPGQDGTWITGEMMDAYCHLHELGLAHSVEVWQEDQLVGGLYGISLGRCFFGESMFSKASNASKTGFISLIRKLEEKGFELIDCQVHTPHLESLGAQHIPRELFLKQLEEGLKEPSLKGDWSVLLSDS, from the coding sequence ATGCCTATTTTTGCCTTAAATGAAGAGATTTTTTTTCCGCCTCCTTATCTGGCAAATCCGGATGGGATATTGGCTGTAGGAGGCGATCTTCGCCCTGAAAGACTTCTGCTGGCATATGAGATGGGTATTTTCCCCTGGTATTCTCCTGATGAACCTATTATCTGGTGGTCCCCGGATCCCCGCTTTGTTCTCTACCCTTCTGACCTCCGTGTTTCAAAAAGCATGCGGCCTTATGTAAATGGCAAGCGTTTTCGGGTCAGTTTTGATGAGGCATTCTCTGAAGTGGTATCAAACTGTCAAAAGATCTTCAGGCCCGGTCAGGATGGAACCTGGATCACCGGAGAGATGATGGATGCATATTGTCACTTACATGAATTGGGACTTGCTCATTCAGTAGAAGTCTGGCAGGAAGATCAGCTGGTTGGAGGACTCTATGGAATTTCCCTGGGACGGTGTTTTTTCGGAGAATCCATGTTTAGTAAAGCCAGCAATGCCTCCAAAACAGGATTTATAAGTCTAATCAGGAAATTGGAGGAAAAGGGCTTTGAATTGATCGATTGTCAGGTTCATACTCCACATTTGGAAAGCCTGGGAGCTCAACATATCCCCCGCGAGCTATTCCTCAAGCAATTGGAAGAGGGGCTAAAAGAACCAAGCTTGAAAGGTGACTGGTCAGTCTTATTATCTGACAGCTGA
- a CDS encoding ATP-dependent Clp protease adaptor ClpS — protein sequence MKELIWNNILIKEAELVKENIDTDKPSVLVVWNDNVNTFEWVIQSLVEICEHKHDQAEQCAWIIHTKGKYAVKHGPKKKINHMRQALVDRGIGATVEEKV from the coding sequence ATGAAAGAGTTGATTTGGAATAATATTCTAATCAAGGAAGCCGAGCTTGTCAAAGAAAACATAGACACAGACAAACCATCCGTACTAGTTGTCTGGAATGATAATGTAAACACCTTCGAGTGGGTCATTCAATCTCTGGTTGAGATTTGCGAGCATAAACATGACCAGGCCGAGCAATGTGCCTGGATCATCCACACCAAAGGGAAGTATGCGGTCAAGCATGGTCCCAAGAAAAAAATCAACCATATGCGTCAGGCCCTGGTAGACAGAGGGATTGGAGCAACTGTTGAAGAGAAGGTTTAA
- a CDS encoding zinc dependent phospholipase C family protein: protein MKRFLPLFLLLIFLPQTFVFSWGFWAHQRINRLAVFTLPEEMLVLYKTHLDFITEHAVDPDKRRYAVDGEAARHFIDIDHFGELPFSNVPRRWQTAVEKFGKDTLMAYGNLPYHLPEDIFRLKKAFEDQNLLQILKISSDIGHYVGDAHVPLHTTENYNGQMTGQKGIHGFWESRLPELFAREYDFLVGRAYFIEDILQEGWDAVLESHTALDSVLNFEASLNDKFPSDKKYGYESRNDIVIRAYSREYSKAYHLMLDGMVERRMKKSILRTGAYWYTAWKLAGSPDLSPLLKQSLKYKRPKSYEKLLKIIDREAGGLGFLLPVQEDHSDKMCLHHSGQPEWIPFLSLPSKNDSEDYLPKIFSSFGS from the coding sequence ATGAAAAGGTTCTTACCACTTTTCCTCCTCCTGATCTTTCTCCCGCAAACCTTTGTTTTTTCCTGGGGCTTTTGGGCACATCAGCGGATCAATCGATTGGCTGTTTTTACCTTGCCCGAAGAAATGTTGGTTTTATATAAAACCCATTTAGACTTCATCACAGAGCATGCGGTTGACCCGGATAAGCGGAGATATGCGGTAGATGGAGAAGCTGCCAGGCATTTCATTGATATCGATCATTTTGGGGAATTGCCTTTTTCTAATGTACCCCGCAGATGGCAAACAGCAGTAGAAAAATTTGGGAAGGATACCTTGATGGCTTATGGCAATCTGCCCTATCATCTTCCGGAGGATATTTTTCGACTGAAAAAGGCATTTGAAGATCAAAACCTCCTCCAAATTCTGAAAATCTCTTCTGATATCGGGCATTATGTGGGAGACGCACATGTACCTCTACATACAACAGAGAATTACAATGGCCAGATGACGGGGCAAAAGGGCATACATGGATTTTGGGAATCGCGTTTGCCGGAACTTTTTGCCAGGGAGTATGATTTTCTGGTGGGAAGGGCCTATTTCATTGAGGATATTTTGCAAGAGGGCTGGGATGCCGTTCTGGAAAGTCATACAGCTCTTGATTCCGTCTTGAATTTTGAAGCCTCTTTAAATGACAAATTTCCCAGCGATAAAAAATATGGCTACGAAAGCAGGAACGATATCGTAATCCGGGCATATTCCCGTGAATATTCAAAAGCTTATCATCTGATGTTGGATGGTATGGTGGAAAGGCGGATGAAAAAATCCATTTTACGGACAGGAGCCTATTGGTATACTGCCTGGAAACTGGCGGGCTCTCCTGATCTGAGTCCCCTTTTGAAACAGAGCCTTAAGTACAAACGCCCAAAATCCTATGAGAAGCTGTTGAAGATAATCGATCGGGAAGCGGGAGGTTTGGGCTTCCTATTACCAGTTCAGGAGGATCATTCGGACAAAATGTGTTTGCACCATTCCGGGCAGCCTGAGTGGATCCCCTTTTTAAGTTTGCCCTCGAAAAATGACTCGGAAGATTATCTCCCAAAAATCTTTTCAAGCTTTGGAAGCTAG
- a CDS encoding aminotransferase class I/II-fold pyridoxal phosphate-dependent enzyme, with protein sequence MQTDLGQFAAIGHGYVAFPKLEGDVGPWMKYRGKDVLVWSLNSYLGLANHPEIREIDRQAAGDYGLAYPMGSRMLTGNSDNHEHFEAQAAEFMQKEDSFLMNFGYQGCVSIVQTLTDRRDVIVYDQLSHACIMDGMNLSLAKRLVYKHNDMEQLEARLKRAKKMVEKSGGGILIITEGVFGMTGTLGKLDEVCALKEKYGARLFVDDAHGFGVMGATGIGTGEHFGVQDKIDVLFNTFAKSMAGFGAFVCGDEKVITYLKYNMRSQIYAKSLCMPMTVGAIKRLEMLRTMPELRSNLWKIVNALQNGLKERGFSIGNTQSPVTPVYLSGEPQEAIGIMVDLRENHKIFASGVAYPVVERGVVLLRLIPTAAHRMEDVEYTLEAFEKIRENLDRGAYRDVTPYAAQMR encoded by the coding sequence ATGCAGACTGACCTTGGACAGTTTGCTGCAATTGGCCACGGATATGTAGCTTTCCCTAAATTGGAAGGAGACGTTGGCCCATGGATGAAGTATCGTGGAAAAGACGTACTCGTGTGGTCCCTGAATTCCTACCTTGGACTCGCTAATCATCCGGAGATTAGAGAAATTGATCGTCAGGCAGCTGGCGATTATGGACTGGCCTATCCTATGGGCTCCCGGATGCTCACCGGTAACTCTGATAATCACGAACATTTTGAAGCTCAAGCGGCTGAATTCATGCAAAAGGAGGATTCCTTCTTGATGAATTTCGGTTACCAGGGCTGTGTATCTATTGTGCAAACCCTCACGGACAGGAGAGATGTGATCGTTTATGATCAATTGTCTCATGCCTGTATCATGGATGGTATGAACCTGAGTCTTGCAAAAAGATTGGTTTACAAGCACAATGATATGGAGCAGCTCGAAGCTCGTTTGAAGAGAGCTAAGAAAATGGTTGAGAAAAGCGGAGGAGGAATCCTGATCATCACAGAAGGAGTATTCGGTATGACCGGAACCCTTGGAAAACTGGATGAAGTCTGTGCTTTGAAAGAAAAGTATGGTGCAAGATTGTTTGTTGATGATGCGCATGGCTTCGGTGTTATGGGAGCTACGGGTATCGGAACCGGCGAACATTTTGGTGTACAGGATAAAATTGATGTACTCTTCAATACCTTTGCCAAGTCAATGGCTGGATTTGGAGCTTTTGTATGTGGAGATGAAAAGGTGATTACCTATCTCAAGTATAATATGAGAAGCCAGATCTATGCAAAATCTCTTTGCATGCCGATGACAGTTGGTGCAATCAAGCGTCTTGAGATGCTGCGTACAATGCCTGAACTTAGGAGCAATTTGTGGAAGATTGTCAATGCGCTGCAAAACGGCTTGAAAGAAAGAGGATTTAGTATCGGAAATACCCAATCTCCCGTTACGCCTGTATATCTTTCAGGAGAACCTCAGGAAGCTATCGGAATCATGGTAGACCTTCGCGAGAATCATAAGATTTTTGCATCAGGAGTTGCCTATCCGGTTGTGGAAAGAGGAGTCGTTTTATTGCGCCTGATCCCAACAGCAGCTCACCGTATGGAAGATGTTGAGTATACCCTGGAGGCTTTCGAAAAAATCCGTGAAAATTTGGATAGAGGAGCCTACAGAGACGTGACTCCTTATGCTGCGCAGATGCGATAA
- a CDS encoding histone H1 — MDKYAKLKSLVIGIEDDFSKFYDKGNKAAGTRARKAMQELKVLAQEIRKDIQASKT, encoded by the coding sequence ATGGATAAATACGCAAAACTAAAAAGCCTTGTCATCGGAATCGAAGATGATTTCTCAAAGTTTTATGACAAAGGCAACAAGGCTGCCGGAACCCGCGCTCGCAAAGCAATGCAGGAACTGAAAGTTCTCGCGCAGGAGATTCGGAAGGATATTCAGGCTTCTAAGACCTGA
- a CDS encoding T9SS type A sorting domain-containing protein, with the protein MQYIQLKPLVFLCLFYPFSLNAQVLLESEPNNSFSSADSLSLDSTIQGLLFPNNDDDYYQIPLTQKGLVSIQVNNVPEDVLIRLKLYDSSFSEINFKNGLFGQDLQMDTEVCERGIYYVRVYALEENPQLRYELKVQLDSSGGPLSCLTNLREMPAWASDFKVYPNPADSYFFVDLTGMTFPGEESWFLSLRNARGSLVLRQKPDRGLNYLSLPKLANGLYLLELQTDRGNIYQKIIISNL; encoded by the coding sequence ATGCAGTATATTCAATTGAAGCCTTTGGTATTCCTATGCCTCTTTTATCCTTTTTCTCTTAACGCACAGGTATTACTAGAATCTGAGCCAAATAATTCCTTTTCGTCGGCAGATTCTTTGTCGCTTGACAGTACTATACAGGGCCTGCTCTTTCCCAATAATGATGATGATTATTACCAAATCCCACTAACCCAAAAAGGCTTAGTTAGCATCCAGGTAAATAATGTCCCTGAAGATGTACTGATTCGCCTAAAATTATATGATTCAAGCTTCTCTGAAATAAACTTCAAAAATGGTCTGTTCGGACAGGACCTTCAGATGGACACGGAAGTTTGTGAGAGAGGAATTTATTATGTCAGGGTCTATGCGTTAGAAGAAAACCCTCAACTGAGGTATGAATTGAAGGTCCAACTTGACAGCAGCGGTGGCCCTCTTTCGTGTTTGACAAATTTAAGAGAAATGCCAGCCTGGGCCTCCGATTTCAAAGTTTATCCAAATCCAGCGGATAGTTACTTCTTTGTCGATCTGACAGGAATGACTTTTCCAGGGGAGGAAAGCTGGTTTTTGAGCTTGCGCAATGCAAGAGGAAGCTTAGTTCTTAGGCAAAAACCAGACAGAGGATTGAATTATTTATCACTTCCTAAATTAGCAAATGGTTTGTATCTACTTGAATTACAAACAGATAGGGGGAATATTTACCAAAAAATAATCATAAGTAATTTGTGA